A part of Azospirillum thermophilum genomic DNA contains:
- a CDS encoding ABC transporter ATP-binding protein: protein MSGDATPQPPPIGGRERLRRLAALVRDVARFAGPRRLVSTIMLMGATAFAEGAGLLLLLPLLDLLGISGSGRVSGWLGAMGLPPVGLGGALALYVVLMAVASLVVRARTLTVLRLRLAYVDDLRRRLHDAILATEWPVFSRLRSAALSQALTEECVKAGIGVEFLLRLGTNGLQIATLLAAAAWVSPPLAGLLLGLAAVAGLTMRPMNRLTYRLGQMLQEAGRRMNADLLDDLAGMRVVRSHGLEAARRRRFAERIAQVRDSHLAYMSLAGTEQALTRTAAAAVTAGVVLTAVQGLDMPLADTLAVIVAFARLLSTGMALRQGQTMILHALPAHAAVGDLLRQLREGAEPVAAGKAPPFERSLRVEGVCYRHGSGETPALNDVTAEIPARGITAVIGPSGSGKSTLADLLLGLITPESGRILADGRPLEGSDRLAWRQRVAYVPQDSFLFHDTVRNNLAMVRPDASDAELWDALERAAAADFLRAQPSGLDTVVGDRGGWLSGGERQRIAIARALLRRPALLILDEATSALDAESERRILSVIEALGRDMAVLVVTHRPATARCADRLLVMEGGRLVAAGRWEEVEARSAPLLARLGLLATAA from the coding sequence ATGAGCGGCGACGCCACTCCCCAACCGCCACCGATCGGCGGGCGCGAGCGGCTGCGCCGGCTGGCTGCGCTGGTCCGCGACGTGGCGCGCTTCGCCGGGCCGCGGCGTCTTGTTTCGACCATCATGCTGATGGGCGCCACGGCCTTCGCCGAAGGAGCCGGGCTGCTGCTGCTGCTGCCGCTGCTGGACCTGTTGGGGATCAGCGGGTCGGGCCGGGTGTCGGGCTGGCTCGGCGCGATGGGGCTGCCGCCGGTCGGGCTGGGCGGCGCGCTCGCCCTCTATGTGGTCCTGATGGCGGTCGCATCGCTGGTCGTCCGGGCACGGACGCTGACGGTCCTGCGGCTTCGTCTGGCCTATGTCGACGATCTCCGCCGCCGCCTGCACGATGCGATCCTGGCGACGGAATGGCCGGTCTTCTCCCGGCTGCGCTCGGCGGCCCTGTCGCAGGCGCTGACCGAGGAGTGCGTGAAGGCCGGAATCGGCGTGGAGTTCCTGTTGCGGCTGGGCACCAACGGGCTCCAGATCGCGACGCTGCTGGCCGCCGCCGCCTGGGTTTCGCCGCCGCTGGCCGGATTGCTGCTGGGGCTGGCGGCGGTCGCCGGGCTGACGATGCGGCCGATGAACCGCCTGACCTACCGGCTCGGGCAGATGCTCCAGGAGGCGGGGCGACGGATGAACGCCGACCTGCTGGACGATCTGGCCGGCATGCGGGTGGTGCGCAGCCATGGATTGGAGGCGGCGCGCCGCCGGCGCTTTGCGGAGCGCATCGCGCAGGTCCGCGACAGCCACCTCGCCTACATGAGTCTCGCGGGGACCGAGCAGGCGCTGACCCGGACCGCGGCGGCGGCGGTGACGGCCGGCGTCGTGCTGACCGCGGTGCAGGGGCTGGACATGCCGCTGGCCGACACGCTGGCGGTCATCGTCGCCTTCGCCCGCCTGCTGTCGACCGGAATGGCGCTTCGCCAGGGGCAGACGATGATCCTGCACGCTCTGCCCGCCCATGCCGCGGTGGGCGACCTGCTCCGGCAACTGCGCGAGGGCGCCGAACCGGTGGCCGCCGGAAAGGCGCCCCCATTCGAGCGCAGCCTGCGGGTCGAGGGCGTGTGCTACCGCCATGGCAGCGGCGAGACGCCTGCGCTGAACGACGTGACCGCCGAGATTCCGGCCCGCGGGATCACGGCCGTCATCGGCCCGTCCGGCTCCGGCAAATCGACGCTGGCCGACCTGCTGCTCGGCCTGATCACGCCGGAGTCGGGGCGGATCCTGGCGGACGGCCGGCCGCTGGAGGGGAGCGACCGGCTCGCCTGGCGGCAGCGCGTCGCCTATGTGCCGCAGGACAGTTTCCTGTTCCACGACACGGTGCGCAACAACCTGGCCATGGTCCGCCCGGACGCCTCCGACGCCGAGCTGTGGGACGCGCTGGAGCGGGCGGCCGCGGCGGACTTCCTGCGGGCGCAGCCGTCGGGGCTCGACACCGTGGTCGGCGACCGCGGCGGCTGGCTGTCCGGTGGCGAGCGCCAGCGCATCGCCATCGCCCGCGCCCTGCTGCGGCGCCCCGCCCTGCTGATCCTGGACGAGGCCACCAGCGCGCTGGATGCGGAGAGCGAGCGCCGGATCCTGTCGGTGATCGAGGCGCTGGGCCGGGACATGGCCGTGCTGGTCGTCACCCACCGGCCGGCCACCGCGCGATGCGCCGACCGGCTGCTGGTGATGGAGGGCGGACGGCTGGTCGCGGCCGGCCGGTGGGAGGAGGTCGAGGCCCGCTCCGCCCCGCTGCTCGCCCGCCTCGGCCTGCTCGCAACGGCTGCCTGA
- a CDS encoding glutamine amidotransferase produces MLKTAVAIRHVQFEDLGSFEEVLERRGYRVHYYDAGVDPLWTLEPVKTELLVVLGGPIGAYEEAGYPFLEEELRLLQARLAAGRPTMGICLGAQLMARALGAKVYPGPWPEIGFAPIRLTAEGRESCLAPFAEEGATVLHWHGDTFDLPDGAVRLASTAVCRNQAFAWGRNAIAFQFHPEARLAGFERWLIGHACEIARTEGVTVPGLRADADRHAPAIEERAARCLSRWLDGLDV; encoded by the coding sequence ATGCTGAAGACCGCGGTGGCGATCCGACATGTGCAGTTCGAGGATCTCGGCAGCTTCGAGGAGGTGCTCGAGCGGCGCGGCTACAGGGTTCACTACTATGACGCGGGGGTCGATCCGCTCTGGACGCTGGAGCCGGTGAAGACCGAATTGCTGGTGGTCCTCGGCGGACCCATCGGCGCCTACGAGGAGGCCGGCTATCCGTTCCTGGAGGAGGAGCTGCGGCTCCTGCAGGCGCGGCTGGCCGCCGGGCGTCCGACCATGGGGATCTGCCTGGGGGCGCAGCTCATGGCCCGCGCGCTCGGTGCCAAGGTCTATCCGGGTCCCTGGCCCGAGATCGGCTTCGCGCCGATCCGGCTGACGGCGGAGGGACGGGAGTCCTGCCTGGCGCCATTCGCGGAGGAGGGGGCGACGGTCCTGCACTGGCACGGCGATACCTTCGACCTGCCGGACGGTGCGGTCCGCCTCGCCTCTACCGCGGTCTGCCGCAATCAGGCCTTCGCCTGGGGGCGCAACGCCATTGCCTTCCAGTTCCACCCCGAGGCCCGGCTGGCGGGGTTCGAGCGCTGGCTGATCGGCCATGCCTGCGAGATCGCCAGGACGGAGGGCGTTACCGTACCCGGCCTGCGGGCCGACGCCGACCGGCATGCCCCGGCCATCGAGGAGCGGGCGGCGCGCTGCCTGTCCCGCTGGCTGGACGGGCTGGACGTCTGA
- a CDS encoding acetyl-CoA hydrolase/transferase family protein, with product MYRDRIRMKSLWGKVVTPEEAALLIKDGMTIGMSGFTRAGDAKAVPLALAERAANERIKITLMTGASLGNDVDKILTEAGVLARRLPFQADPVLRKAINRGEVMFVDQHLSETVELLRSRQMGPVDVAVIEACAITDTGGIVPTTSIGNSATFAILAEKVIVELNLTQPLDLEGMHDVYIPTRRPFREPIPVVTAESRAGLPYIPIDPSKIAAIVVTRKQDSSASILPPDDDTRAIAGHLIEFFDREVRQGRLGRSLNPLQAGIGTIANAVLHGLIDGPFHDLTMYSEVLQDSTFELFDAGKLTFASGSSITLSAGKYAEVLPRIGSYKGRLLLRPQEISNHPEVIRRLGVIGINTALECDIYGNVNSTHVNGTHMMNGIGGSGDFARNCHLAVFVTKSLAKDGAISSVVPMVTHVDHNEHDVDVLVTETGLADLRGLAPRERAETIIRNCVHPSYRELAMDYFRRATQRGGHTPHLLEEAFSWHLRYQQTGSMLTRTVAAE from the coding sequence ATGTACCGCGATAGAATCCGGATGAAATCCCTGTGGGGCAAGGTGGTCACGCCGGAGGAGGCCGCCCTCCTCATCAAGGACGGCATGACCATCGGCATGAGCGGCTTCACCCGGGCCGGCGACGCCAAGGCCGTCCCGCTGGCGCTGGCCGAACGCGCCGCCAACGAGCGGATCAAGATCACGCTGATGACCGGCGCCTCGCTCGGCAACGACGTGGACAAGATCCTGACGGAGGCCGGCGTGCTGGCCCGCCGCCTGCCCTTCCAGGCCGACCCGGTGCTGCGCAAGGCGATCAACCGCGGCGAAGTGATGTTCGTCGACCAGCACCTCTCGGAAACGGTGGAGCTTCTGCGCTCGCGCCAGATGGGACCGGTCGACGTGGCGGTGATCGAGGCCTGCGCCATCACCGACACCGGCGGCATCGTCCCGACCACCTCCATCGGCAATTCGGCCACCTTCGCCATCCTGGCGGAGAAGGTGATCGTCGAGCTGAACCTGACCCAACCGCTCGACCTCGAAGGGATGCACGACGTCTACATCCCGACGCGCCGTCCCTTCCGCGAGCCGATCCCGGTGGTGACGGCGGAGAGCCGGGCGGGCCTGCCCTATATCCCGATCGATCCGTCGAAGATCGCCGCCATCGTGGTGACGCGCAAGCAGGACAGCTCCGCCAGCATCCTGCCGCCGGACGACGACACCAGGGCGATCGCCGGCCACCTGATCGAGTTCTTCGACCGCGAGGTGCGGCAGGGACGGCTCGGCCGTTCGCTGAACCCGCTGCAGGCGGGCATCGGCACCATCGCCAACGCCGTGCTGCACGGGCTGATCGACGGGCCGTTCCACGACCTGACCATGTACAGCGAGGTCCTGCAGGACAGCACCTTCGAGCTGTTCGACGCCGGCAAGCTGACCTTCGCGTCGGGCTCCTCCATCACGCTCAGCGCCGGCAAATATGCCGAGGTGCTGCCCAGGATCGGGTCCTACAAGGGGCGGCTGCTGCTGCGTCCGCAGGAGATCTCCAACCATCCGGAGGTCATCCGGCGGCTTGGCGTCATCGGCATCAACACGGCGCTGGAGTGCGACATCTACGGCAACGTCAACTCCACGCATGTCAACGGCACCCACATGATGAACGGCATCGGCGGGTCGGGCGACTTCGCCCGCAACTGCCACCTCGCCGTCTTCGTGACCAAGTCGCTGGCCAAGGACGGCGCCATTTCCAGCGTGGTGCCGATGGTCACCCACGTCGACCACAACGAGCATGACGTGGACGTGCTGGTGACCGAGACCGGTCTCGCCGACCTGCGCGGGCTGGCGCCGCGCGAGCGGGCGGAGACGATCATCCGCAACTGCGTCCATCCCAGCTATCGCGAGTTGGCGATGGACTACTTCCGCCGGGCGACCCAGCGCGGCGGCCACACGCCGCACCTGCTGGAGGAGGCCTTCTCCTGGCACCTGCGCTACCAGCAGACCGGCAGCATGCTGACGAGGACGGTGGCCGCGGAGTAG